In the Oncorhynchus tshawytscha isolate Ot180627B linkage group LG17, Otsh_v2.0, whole genome shotgun sequence genome, ccctctgaatggcacacatacagtacacaatccatgtctcaattgtctcaaggcttaaaaatccttattcaAGCTGTCTCCTCCAttcatcgacactgattgaagtggatttaacaggtgacatcaataaggtatcatagttttcacctagattcacctggtcattctATGTCATGGAACACTCAGTGTATCTAATCAttatgtcatcatgaagtgctttgagagactagtcaagaatcatatcacctccaccttactggccaccctagacccacttcagtttgcataccgccctaacaggtccacagacgacgcaatcaccatcacactgtaccctccaagctcatcatcaagctggaggccctagGTCTCAACCTCGCCCTGTGcatttgggtcctggactttctgacgggccacccccaggtggtgaaggtaggaaacactaccaacaatgatgagaccgcctacagggaggaagtgagggcagTCGGAGTGCGGTGTCAAGAAAACAACCaatcactcaacgtcaacaaaacaaaggagatgattgtggacttcaggagacagcagaggtagcacccccctatccacattgaagggacggcagtggagaaggtgtaaagttttaagttccttggcatacacatcacaaacaaactgaaatggtgcacccacacagacagtgtggtgaagaaggcgcaacagcgcctcttcaacctcaggaggctgaagaaatttggcttgtcaccaaaaaccctgacaaacctttacaggtgcacaatcgacagcatcctgtcaggctgtgtcacagcctggtacggcaactgcaccgccctcaaccgtgatgctctccagagggtggtgcagtctgcacaacgcgtcaccgggggcaaactacctgccctccatgacacctacagcacccgatgtcacaggaaggccaaaaagattatcaaggtCATCAACCacccagccactgcctgttcacaccgctaccatccagaaggtgaggtcagtacaggtgcatcaaagctgggactgagagattgaaaaatagcttctatctcaaggccatcagactgctaaacagcaatcaataactcagagaagctgctgcctacattgagacccaatcactggccactttaataaatggctcactagtcactttataaaatgcattctaaataatgccactttaataatgtttacatatcttacattactcatatcacatgtatatactgtattttataccatctattgcaccttgcctatgccgctcagccatcgctcatccatatacttacatgtacatattctcattcacccctttagatttgtgtgtattcggtagttgttggggaattgtttgATTTCTTGTTAGACATTGCTGCACTgtcgcatttcgctacactcgcattaacatctgctaaccatgtgtatgtgtcaaataacatttgatttgacttgatttaacAGAGATCAGGATGATGATTCCTTCATGGTCTGTGCCAAGTTTACGCTGTACCTCTTTAGTTCTTCTTCTTACTAACAATGGCTTCTACGTCACAAGACACACAATGGGAACGTTGAATTCATTGATTCATTTCTTTAGCAAAAGAATGAGGCATCATCTCACAATGTGAAATGTTAaaccccatgtgacctacttgttgcgtgtatgtactgtactgacatgtatgtactgacatgcaCATACacgtgtttttaaatgtatgaacATGGTCatgtattttgtctgtaatgtatttttaaTGGGGATCCTGataaattaaaatcaaatcaaacatacTCTGCTTATCTGCAACACTGTTTGAGAGTTATTCACCCCATCTGAAAATGTTCCTAGTTGTCCTGTACCTTTATGACGTATATACCTACTGTGTAGGATTCACAATGGCATTTCTAGAGCAATATGTGTGATCCAAACCAGGCAAATGGATCAGTGGCTTTACGGTATGTAAACGTTGAGACACTCATCAATCCTCAACTCTAATCACTATTATAAAACACAATAAAAGTGCACTTTTTGATCAACTGAGGTGTTGCCACACATGGGTATACTGGAAATACCCCATACTAACCTCCACCAACTTTATCAATCATGGTTACTGTTGTATCACCCAGAACAGTTTGTCAATGATCTCTACTTAATCATTCATCTCTTATCAGGGCTTTATCTGTGACCAATATATCAAAACCATGTTAGTCATCCTATAATTCTTATCAATATCTCAGTTACAGGACGTTCAGATTTCCAAATACTGTACTGCTCATATTGCTTCATTTCTTGCTGGCGGAAATACTTTGTGCTAAGAAGTACATTTATTTTACATATAAAATACAACAAAGTAAACATTCCTATAAAATCCATATGTACACATATAAAACGCAACATTGTCAAgctattaaaaaaaaacaataatactTCTGATTCAATtttagaaaataaatacatgataTGAATGACATTTTCTAATATTTCTTTCAAAATCTTCAAAATTGCCATTGAGTATCTGTTTAACAGTACAAaagaaatcaaatatattttatgtacAATTATTAGCTCAATAAGTGGTATCCTATATACATATGGTTACTGTATGGTGTCCGTTTTAGGACAGTATCATGGGTCCTTAAGTCTATTATCACCAGAAAGCACAGCGATCACAGGAAATGCATGCCATCCCAGGAAATGAAAGTACCGTACACatcactacactcttagaaaaatggttccaaaagggttcttcagttgtcccaataggataaccctttttggttccaaatataaccctttttggttccaggtagaactcttttggtttccatgtagaaccatctgtggaaagggacagtcgaagaacccttAAAATACTGACATCTAAGAGTGTAGTTCTGGAACTAGAACTTGGTTTCTGGCTCTGAACCCTGGGGAGAGCAAAGAGATACTACTTTTAGTTTAGATTTTATTTTGTCAGCTCATCTTACTGTACTTTGTACCTAGAGTTTAATGAATTATCTGTACCTACACATGAGTTGCAACATTACAAGAGTTATTTTTATTAATTATCATTTTGATTGCTGATGACTATTCATTACAAATGTAGAAAAGACAATGACAAATAGATTTGATGGGTCTCAGTTACTTACATGCACAAATTTGTCCCTGCTACGCAAACTTGACACACCATTGCATTGGTTGCCATGGATAGTGGCTGTTGTTATAACCTGTAAGACAACATGATACACAAGAATCAGACAAGTTCCTGTGAATGAACCGATGTGGGCCAAGATAAGGTTTGGCACCTCTTATCTAGTCTGTAAGGGTGGAAACATCAATAGATATAGTATTTTTCTAGAGGTAAATGTTATACCTTTTCGCAGACTTTTGTCTTTTCAGAGTTTACTGGATGTTTCTCCAGGATATGCAGCATGGCATCGTGGAGGGTCAGGAAAAACATGGACGACTTCACCTCGTCATCAAAGAACTTACAGCTGTGCAGTTTCTCCAGGATGTACTCTTTGGACACAAGGGACAGATATCGTTAGTTCAATCACCTTACCTCTATTTGTTTCAGAGTGATTGAATTCAGTGTTAAAGAGAAAATGGGAGAAGGAATGGGTGGGACAGATGGCTTGTCTTAAACCAGGCTTACCGTCACATGCCACAATGTAGACCTCAACTTCAACCCGAATGAGCTCTTTGAGTGCCTATAGAACACAGCAAAATATCAGTACCCAGCGAGTAGAAATACTCTGGTAAAATATACAATCATCCACACATTCCCCAGGGTTGTAACGGAAGAGTTTTGTTTTACCGCTTTGAGTCCCTTGAGGGCAGAGATGTCGAGGAAGGAGACGGCTGAGAAGTCCAGGATCAGGCTGTGGACGTCTACTCTGGGGACTTGGATGTTGGCAGGAAGCTCAGAGTTCCAGTTCACCTGGACAGGAAGGTCCTTGAAGTCAGAGGGCTGGTCCAGTTCCTCCATGTTGCTCTCATCCTCAGACTCCTCAATGGGACCAGAGCTGGTGAGCAGTAGGCCTTTCTGCACCGGGAGAACCACAACATTACCACAACCTCTTATTGTGAAAACCTTACTACATGTAGAAGGTGATCTTTGGAGGTCCACCCACCATTATGGGATGAtgattcatttgtttttcatataCATGCAACCACAAGACCATTCTGATAAGGCATGTACGGGGACGACTGCCTATAGGTCCTGCAGCATGTGCTTGATGTCTGTTGATTTTGGATTGCTAGAAGTATGTTGTTGCCAGGTTTGAAACTAATGTTTTGGGCTAGATGGATTTATGACATGCTATGGCCATTTAAATGAAACTTTATGACACAGGGGGCTCTTGTAAAGTGTTAACGGGGTAACTTTGTTAGTGGAAGTTATCTTTTTATGGGTTTCTAAGGGCAACAGGTAAGTGCACCACTACTCACAGATGTCATCTGCAGCTCTCCTTTCTTTAGAAGTTTCCTGATCGTCCTCAGggctttgtttctctttctcaaCACCCTCAATGGGTTAAAGCCCACCTGAAAACATATCAAAGTCAAGTTGAACCCTAATTGGCAATTGCACACATGAAAGTGGGAGTAACTGTTACACATGGGCTTTATTGTGAATGGGGCATATTGTTTACCAGTGCCTTGGCCATCATACAGATCAAGGCTAAACTTTGTCTTATCTGCATGCGTTTAGTGTTTAGTAAGGTGCAAGTTAAACTGTAGTAACACCGATTTGTATGGGAACTATTGCTATACAACCTGGTATACTATATTACCTCATACACTGAGGTGGTATTGACCTTCATGAGTTTATTTGATCATTCTTTATGACCTTTTTCCATTGGAACAAATCTAATGAGAAAATAAGATGTCTTAATAAGCACCCTCATGAATAATTACCTTGTTGGCCCATGTCATGGAATTGTAAGGCCTACGTGTAAATGTGTTTGGTAGAATTCTTCATTTTACATGTCTAATTGTGTATAATTGCTTACTTACAGCTTCCACCAGCTTGCCTCGGAAAAAATCTATATTGGCAAAGAAGATGGGTGACGGTATCCTGAAGATCTTCACACCCTCTGGCTCATAGATCTGGAAAGAGATATATAAACAATAGAACAAGGACCATGTGTAGACACACCCTCTGGCTCATAGATCTGGAAATAGATATATAAACAATAGAACAAGGACCATGTGTAGACACACCCTCTGGCTCATAGATCTGGAAAGAGATATATAAACAATAGAACAAGGACCATGTGTAGACACACCCTCTGGCTCATAGATCTGGAAATAGATATATAAACAATAGAACAAGGACCATGTGTAGACACACCCTCTGGCTCATAGATCTGGAAATAGATATATAAACAATAGAACAAGGACCATGTGTAGACACACCCTCTGGCTCATAGATCTGGAAATAGATATATAAACAATAGAACAAGGACCATGTGTAGACACACCCTCTGGCTCATAGATCTGGAAATAGATATATAGACAATAGAAGAAGGACCATGTGTAGACACACCCTCTGGCTCATAGATCTGGAAAGAGATATATAAACAATAGAACAAGGGCCATGTGTAGACACACCCTCTTCACAGTCTTGTAAGACAAAAATATATTGGTGAGTGTCTTTAGTCCACATTACAGTTTACTCACACTCATGTAATCCTTGCGGTCTTTGTAGATATCTGTTCCTGTGATATTGGCCAGGACACTGCAACGTGGGCTGGGAAAAAATGCAGGCAGAAATGTCACTTTGACATTGTGTTCCAGGGTTGGGGTTAATTCTGAATTGAGTTGTGAATTGGTCTTTAATTCCAAATCAATTATTGAATTTGAACTGAATGCAAACTGGCCTCATCCCACAGGAAGCAGAATTTTAATAGAATTTGAATTAAAGGAAGTAGAATTGAATTCCTTACATCATTACGCACATGTTTATTTTGACATCATGCATGGTTACTATGTTTAACAATTTCTTGAAACATTTCATTTTTAAAACGCATCCTCCTAAAAAGAGTGTTAAATAATTAACAGTGGTCTGGAAATATTCTAAGATCATTTTGGTCATAATTCACTTACATAATATTTGGAAAAATTCATTTCCCACAATGAATACTAACATCTGAGTTATAATCCCATTTTTATTGATGGTATCTGTATTCTTTAGTAAGTGGTAGCAGATGTTTTGGGCAAAATATTTATCAAAGGAATGAGACTTATCTGTTTCTTGTCTCAgttgaatttattttaattgctTTGAATTCAATTATACTTCCTTTCATTACAATTAAATTCCAATTATGCTTCCTGTGGTGTGTGGCCAATTTACATTTGAATCTCAATACTTGGATTGAATTGAATCAAATTCTGAAATGTCGAATTAACCTCAACCCTGGTGTGTCCAACTCCTAATAACATTGAAAACTGACAAAGAATAAACAAAGACACACGTTCAACTTTTTTGTTAGGAATTTGGAGATTTGTGCCCATACTCACAACTGAGCCCTGAAGACAACGGTGAGCAGCTCGATCCCTAGACCTACAGCCAGCCCCAGATCCAGCCCCAACAGGATGGAAGCCAGGCAGGTCACCACCCACACCACCTGGATAAAGACATGGAGGGGAGGCAAGACAGGGGGATGCAGGAAGGAAGGGATTGGAGGAAATATGAGTTCATTATCACAGTTGGTAAATACAACATTGCTTGTTTCCATTTTAAGTGCAGTTCAGTGGGAGTATCTCAGAAGACTCACACAGTCGGGCCGGTCTCTCCTCCACAGGTAAGGGACTTCTCTGATCTGCATCAACATCCCCTTCAGGTTGACTATGACCACCGCCCCCAGCACCGACTGTCAACACAGAGGGAAAAGGTCAGGCAATGACATCTTTGATGATCAGTCACAAGAGTTGCACAAGACTTCCATCTAAATTCCAGTGCTCTTATCAACTTCATGCAGAGTGATTCATTCCGTAATGTCCTAATCTTAGATGTTAAGTCCCCTATATGGGGGACTTTGTGAGGTTCTGGACTGATTCTTTGTATGTCTATTTAGGCGGAAATCAAAATGTTTCCCTATCATTCAACTCCTAAAGTCAATTATATTGTAAATACTGAGTGAGTTTTACCTTTGGGAGTGGCTCCAATAAGAACCCAATAGCCAAGGTGACGACCATCACGATGAGCGCTGACAGTAGCCCAGCAATCTGAAATGAagtaacactttattttactCACATTTGGCTATTCACAAAACAACTACAGATAAGCACTTTTTAAGCAGTGTTTCCCTTTGATATATTTCATAAATTATCATTATTTATTAACTTGGTACATTGTAACTCTGAGTCAATTCTTTCATTCCTCGCTATGTACTGTAGGCCACGAGTCACGACAAACTACATCACATTCTGTCTCCCATTTGTGCAATTCTATCTGGTTTGGACTATGATAAGTTATCAGTCATTATTACACCAAAGATAGAGAGACCCAAACAGGTCAATATTTCATAATGTTTACAGCTACATCTCTTGGAAGGAACTCTAAATAtggttgtgtgtctgtattcTCAGATAGCCTCTTGGTTTAGTAGTTTACCTGGGTTTTACCACCTGTACTCTCCTGTACCGCACTCCTGGAGAGAGCTGTACTTGCTGCAAACGACTTAAAGGCTGCTCCAACGATGTTACTGGCCCCAAAAgcgatcagctcctagagagcaAAACAAGGacaaatacatgttttggaaCCGTTGATATTAGTTCAAGTCTTATGTTGATAGTTTGTATTAGGCTGACAACCCTCATTCACAAGCaacaataaacacatttttcCGTACCGCCTCGGCTTCCAACCCCTCCTCCTAATGTTCTGGTTTTGGAACTCACCTGATTTCCGTCTATGATGTAATCGTGTTTGACTGAGTAGACCTTGGCGACAGAGAAGGCTACAGCAAAGCCCACTATGGCCATAGGGAACGCCTCAACAGCAGTCTCCCCGAAGATCTGCATGTTCGGGGCCATAGGTGACTCATACCTAacagattgagagggagagatattgTTAGATTCTTTTCCCATCTATTCTCAGCCATTTTAACATGCAGCAAACATCTTTTTATATGTGCTTACCCCACTGGAATACGGCCGACAACATCAACTTTATAAATCACCCGGAAGTTGAATGCATAGGAAACGCCACAAGCGATGACAGTCTGCGAAAGTCATTACCAAAATCAATTTATCAGTTATTAGCAGGACAAATGCAATCTGGTGATAAAACAGTATATTTCAAGAGAATCTGGTTACCTTGCCAACTTTTACACAAAGCTGTGACACACTGCAGGCTTTTAGTACATCAAAATAAGTTCATGTATTTTCCTACAATTCACCTGATTGTCCTCATCTGCCGTACTGTGAGTCAGTGTGAGAATAAAATATCAATACTGTACGTTTCACAAAAGCTGGCTTCTTGCTACAAGGGCATTGTACTTTGGAtcaatacactcttagaaaaaagggttccaaaagggttatttggctgtccccataggagaaccctttttggtttctgggtagaactctttttggttccaggtagaactcttttgggtttcatgtagaaccatTTATGTAAAAGGTTATACATGGAAacctgtaaccaaaaagggttcttcaaagggctaTCCTATAGGGACAGCCAAAGGACCCTTTTAGGCTCTAGATAGCACATTGTTTTCCAAGAGTGTACCAAGATAGGAACAAGGGAGTGACTGTTCAGGATAAGAATAACAATGCTTTCCGATGCTTATTTGTGATGATATGATCTGTACTTTGTGCAAGTACATACTCATATTCAAATGTATATTAAATAGTGAGACACATCTACATAAACAGTGCCCTGTATGACGATGCCTTTTTCTTTTC is a window encoding:
- the LOC112216967 gene encoding chloride anion exchanger, which produces MKQYVVARPLYSEDAFADEHEKIHRHHKTLRHHVKQYFTCDLKRAKNAALSLLPFIGWMRIYQLKEWLLSDIVSGVSTGLVAVLQGLAYSLLASLPPWYGLFTAFFPVIIYFFLGTSRHISVGAFPVLSLMVGAVVTRLVPDEGPPINITGFEGLTSDEQRVMVAASVTFLMGIMQLAMGLLQVGFIVMYLSDTLVSGFTTAAAIHILVSQLKFVLGLVVPGLSGPLSIIYTLEKIFVQIEKTNVCDLVTSILIMVVVFIVKEINDRYKAKLPVPIPIEVIMTVIACGVSYAFNFRVIYKVDVVGRIPVGYESPMAPNMQIFGETAVEAFPMAIVGFAVAFSVAKVYSVKHDYIIDGNQELIAFGASNIVGAAFKSFAASTALSRSAVQESTGGKTQIAGLLSALIVMVVTLAIGFLLEPLPKSVLGAVVIVNLKGMLMQIREVPYLWRRDRPDCVVWVVTCLASILLGLDLGLAVGLGIELLTVVFRAQFPRCSVLANITGTDIYKDRKDYMSIYEPEGVKIFRIPSPIFFANIDFFRGKLVEAVGFNPLRVLRKRNKALRTIRKLLKKGELQMTSKGLLLTSSGPIEESEDESNMEELDQPSDFKDLPVQVNWNSELPANIQVPRVDVHSLILDFSAVSFLDISALKGLKAALKELIRVEVEVYIVACDEYILEKLHSCKFFDDEVKSSMFFLTLHDAMLHILEKHPVNSEKTKVCEKVITTATIHGNQCNGVSSLRSRDKFVHGSEPETKF